The Culicoidibacter larvae genomic sequence CCACCAATGGCTAAGGTAACACCAAAAGAAGATATCCGACCACGTAGTGTGGTGACCGAAAGTTTATTATCAAAACCAACTCCCGCCAAACCGTTGTATTACACCGAGAATGGTGGTACAGATAAAAAATATGTCAATAACAAAAAAGGTGATCAGTCATGAGTGAACGTTCAGAATATAAACAAGCCGCTGCAAAGAAGGCAACAAATAAAGTAGTAAAAAAAGCTGCTTTTGGTTGTTTAGGGAGTATGCTAAGTTTGCCGGTGCTGCTTGTCATCTTAATTGTGGTGATTGCTGCCGCCGCTTTTTCTGGCGGCAACAGTGATACACCAGATGGCAGCGATGTTGTTGCCAGTCAATCGGGGTTTATCCAGCCGATTGGTGGCGTGATGACTGAACGATATGGAAACGTTGAAAATCCCTTTGGACCGGGCGGGCGCTTTCATGCTGGCATGGATATTGGGTGTAATAAAGATGATCCAATTAGAGCTGCTGCTGATGGCGTGGTTGATCGTGCCGATAGTGGTGGTTTTTATAATGGTGGCTGGGGTAATTATATTATCATCGGCCATAGTAATAATCTAAAGACCGGGTATGCTCATCTTAATACAGTGGGAGTTACTTTAGGACAGCAGGTGAAACAAGGCCAGGTCATTGGCTATTGTGGGACAACCGGTGCCAGCACGGCACCACATTTACATGTAGAAGTGTACGCAAACGGAACTCGGATTGACCCGGAACCATATTTTCCGAAGTATGAACGCAGTTCAATTGTGAGTCCGTGATGATGAAAGGAGCATTATGCATGGAGTATCGATACATAAATTTAACTGATCATGATATACGTATTGCTGATGGTGTTACGGATGTTGTCATTCCACCATCTGGAATGATTGCCAGGATAAAAAGTAAAGAACGCCGGCTCATTGGTATTGATGCCGGTATTAAACAGTATTTACTTGGTGGTCGGCAGATAGAACATCTGCCGGCGCCGGCTCCTGGAACAATATACATCGTCTCAAAAGTAGTTCTAGCGGCATTAAATGGCCGCAGGAAAGATGTTTATGCACCGGAGCGTGTGAAGCGCAAGGATGGCCAAGTGATTAGTGCGCAAGGACTGGTGCGGTTTGAACGTGTCAAAAAACAAGGTATGCCAATCGCAGGAGGTGAGCACTATTATGACAAATAAAAAAGTGTTTGTGTTTGTATTACTTTTGCTTTGTGCCTCAATGCTTGCGAATGTATACCTAGTCATGACCAGGGGTGTTGATCCTGGAGAACTCAGTGATCGAACGGTGTTACAAGAACAAGTCAATGCACTGCAGCAACAACTTGACGAAAAAAATGCAGCCACAACAACTAGTGAAGCAATTCAGCTTCGTGATGGAATTGCGGCTGCCAAAGATTTTGTATATGCCTATTATGGCTATTCTAATTATGAAGAGCATCAGGAACGATTGAAACGGATTAGTAATATGAGTCCAAATGTAGCAGAACGAATTCATGCGGAACTCGCGTTACCAGATGTTGGTGTGAGCGAACTCAATATTATTCGCGCAAGCGCCGAACCACTTAGTGAGATAAAGCTGCGTGTCTATATTCAAATCCATTTCCTGATGGATTCACCAGTTCCGGTTGTGAGCGAAGCGTGGGTTGATGTTACGTATGATGGCAGCATTTGGCAGATTGCCGATTTTGGACTGAGTTAGGAGGAATATGTATGAATGATGCAAATGAAGAACTAAAAGATATTATCCGAAGTATTGGAGCTTTTTGGATCATCCTTATTCCGGCGGCGTTATTTGGTATCTGGTGGTTCTTACCAGAGGATACAAAAATACAAGTAGCTGAACAAGTACCGGTTGGCACAATTGCTTCAATTCTTGAAACATTGATCTATGGACTAGTTGTTCTTTTAATAGTCGGCATTGTGGTTTTAGTTATCCGGGCAATCATTATTGGAGTATTTGAAAAAAGACGGATGTGCTATTTTTTATGGTTGCCTCATGCTGATGATACTGTAAGTCTATCGAGTCTTACGGCGATTACTAAAGATCTATACGCACAAAAACGTGTATGGTATGAGCGATTATTAAAAGGTAAGGAACAATTTATCTTGATTATTCATAATGATACCGATAACCGAGTTCGCTTTTATGTTGGTATGCCGCGCGATCGTCGACGAAATGTATTAACGAGTCTGCGCGGGCTCTATCGGCTTTCAGAATTTTACGAAGCAGAGCCGGCAAACATTTATCCGAGTGTTAAAACCTACAAGCGGCAGCTGCACACCAATCGATTAACGAGCTTGCAGCGCAAGTTTGAGTTTGACCCAGTAGGAGCGCTGATTGATAAGATGGAAGATGATTCATGGATTGAAATCCGGGTGACACCGGATAAGAGCGGCACGTTAGAACGTGCAGTGAAACTTGAAGATAAGAAACAGAAGTTCGATCAGAAACAAGCGCGTAAGACACAAAATGAATCGGGCCAGGTTGATGGTGTTTCAATGGATGATGCCAGACGCCTTGTCCGGCGACTCCGGCCTGCAGCTGGAGACGTTGAAATGGTGTTCGATGTTGTTATTCAAGTTGAAAGCACACGGAAACTAGTGGCCACAGATCTTGGGATGACAATCACATCACTCACGCAACATAGTGCGAATAGTTTAAAAATAATGCGAACACCTTGGTATCAACATGTGATCACAGAGGCACCATTTTTGATTGGTAAATCGTTTAAAATGACGACCAGTGAATTGGCTGCCTTTTTTCATTTGCCGGATATTGATGAAAATGAATAAGGATAAATGAGACGTTAAAACGTTGTGTTAAATATATCTTAGACTGATGGAGGTGAGAAAAATGGGATATCCTATAAAGATTTTTCGAGCATTGTGGCCAGAATCAAGAATTGCCGGACTTGTCGCAATCGCGCACTCAGAAAGTGAATATATTGAATATGAAGAAAAGTTTAATGGTATTACTGAAATAACTGACTGGAGTCAAGTTGAATCATTGCCGCAATATGCAAAGTTTTGTTATAAAGGGGTGGAGTAAAGTGCCAAAAATGTGCTTAACAAATCTTGAAATAGCAGTATTCTTTGAATTGTTGAACAATAATCAGTTACACAATGAAGAACTGGCAGAAAGAACGGGTAAAAAGAAACGGAGTATTGATACGGCGGTTGCTAACCTCTACAAATACGGACTAATCAAAGATACCTATAATTACCGACGCGGACGTGATAGAATCATTCGGATTATTGGTGTTGTTGATTATACAAGCGGTGCCATAGAAGCAGCGTTTTTAGAGTAATGAGTGCTAAATACGATGTAATTAAAAAAGGAGTGATTCCTATATGGAATTAAATAATACGAAACGCAAGGACCGGATTATCCATTTAATGAAGGGGCAGGGGATGATTCCAAACTACCTATTAAATAGCGGTATTAGTTTTGGAGTCTTGTATCATCCGGTTGTTGTCGATCGTGAGTTACTGATTGATGAGAATGTCTTAACGACCCATGTCTATGTTGAAGGAATCACCGGGAGCGGTAAAACCAGTCTTGTGTATGTGGTGCAGGATGGTATTTTCATCAAAAAACTAGACAATCCAAACGCAACCGGATCGATGTATATAGATCCATTAACCAATGGTGCGAATGGATTAATTACCAGGGTGCTGCATGCCGCAAAGGCAAAAGGACTCAAAGCAACGGATTTGGACTATTTCCATTATATGAAGTTTGCGGATGATGTGCCACTTGGTTATAAAGCGGATCATATACCTGGGCTTAATTTACTTTATTATGAGCCGGGTGATGATCTGCAGGAGCTGATTGATTCAACAATGAGCATTATTGATACCGCGATTCCAACCTCACCAGGTGGAGCAGTGCGGATGGAAAAATTCCTAAAAAATACATTCGGCTTGTTGCTGCTGGATAATAGACTGCGAAGTGAAGAGGGCGATTTACAACATACTATTCTTGATGCCGCAAAAGCAATTAAGAGTAAGGCTTTTAGAAGAGGTATTCTTGAACGAATAGAACCACTGGGACTAGATGCCAAACCATTTATTGACTTCTGGGCAGAGTATGAAGGGACTGATATTAAACCGGAGACACTGGACGCGATTGAAACCCGGTTGAATATTTTTGCGGTCAGTCCGGTGTTACGCCGGGTATTCGGCCAGGCTTCAATGATTCCATTGACGAAGTGGCTTGATGAAGGGCACATTGTGTATGTTGATCTTGGGCGCTTATCAGAGACCGCGAAGAAACTCATCAGCTGCAGTTTAACTGAGCGTTGTTACCGGGCAGGTAAGAATAAGCGTAAAAATAAAAACTTATACATTCTGATGATTGATGAAGTGGCTCAAGCACAGGTGCCATGCATTCCTGATATTACGATGGACGGCCGGCAATTTGGATTGGGACTCTTTCCACTAAATCAATATCATACCCAGCTCAATGATAAGATTCGCGTCGCATTACTCAATAATACCGGCACCCAGTGCTTTGGAAAATTAAGTGGATCGGTTGCGAAAGAAGCCAGCAATGCCAGTGGTAACCGGTTTAGTGCAGCACAACTTGAAGCGATGCCGACCAGTGTTTTTGGATTGGTGACCCAAGTTAAAATGAATGGTGAAATGGTTAAAATGAATACCATGCTGAAAAGCCCGCCACCATACATTTATACCAAGCAAGGCAAAATTGCCGACTACAAAAATGAGCTTGAAATGCGCCAAGCGCGTATCGATGCCTTTATTGCGATCAAACCACTCATCGAGCGAGACTTTCAATCGGTAGCAGAAATTGACGCTCAGATTAAAGCGTCATTCGGTATGGTTGATGAGAGTAAATTAGATGGTGATGGCATTGCGATGATGCAACAAGAAGCGCGGATAGAGGCCCATAATCAAGTCATGAATTTTGATATGATTGAAGCTGCGAAGAGTGCTGGATTAGCAGTTGTTCCAGACTTTAATTAATGACTCAAAATTGAGTGTAAAAACGACTGGGAAATTGATTGATTAGGTCTTTGAAGTAGTCATTTAAATTCTAAAATCGAAATCAATGTGATAATCAACTAGTTTGTCGGCGTAAACCCTTATGGAATATAGGTTCATGAAATTGACTTTTTCGCAGATATCTCCGTATTGAGGCCTGTTTTTAAGGCTCTAATTTTGAATACCATATTCAACTCTATATATAAACCCCAAAAACAACAAATAAACCACACTTTATTCTTCAAAAATAACGATACTTCTTTCAAATTAATTCCTTTACCATATCCAAACTCTATCTATATTTCATTCTCTATTTTCTATTCAGTCAATCAACTATTCGTTGTTGAAGAACATCAATATAAGTGGTTTATTGCCAACCCTAAAACTAAGTAGTTTATAGCTAACTATTCAGTAGGACTCTGATACTTTCTTTTAAAAGAAACAAACCTCAGTCGATTCTATCCGCCGGTGTTGCTGCTCCCGTGCTTAGTTGTTGATGGCGGCGGCCGGCGAGGTGGTGCGACATGTAAGGTGGGCCAAATGGCCCGGAGCTGAAATGAAAGGAGTGAAGCTCATGCAGCGACCAATATCAATCGGACTTACCGAAAATGACATGCGGCTCTTTTTTGCGATTGATGACTTTAAGTATTTAGACCGAGTGTATATTGATGGAGTCATTTATGCTGGTCACTCAAAGCAGTACATTACTAACAGACTTTGGAAACTAGTACAAAATGGATATTTGGATCGTATTCCGAAAGTTGGTGTCTTGGACTGGAATTATATCATTACTGAGCAGACGATCCGTGTGCTGGATTTTCTAGAACGGGGTGATGAGGAAGAAGCGTTTAATCGATTGGTTTATTCAAATGAACCACAACCACAAATGCAGCATCAATTAGAATTAAGCTATGTGATAGCAACTATAAAAAAACAGTTCCCGGATTCGATCTATATCAATGAACGAATGGCGACATTCCAATACGGTATTAGAAAGCACGAAGTGATCAGACCGGATGGACAGGTGCTCATTCCAATTGGTAATAATTGTTACATCAGTTACTGGATTGAACTTGAACGAGCGACAACTGGGCAGAAAGGAAATGTTTTTAAAATAAGACGATATAATGCATTTCTGCAGCAGTCATGTTTTTTAGAACAATATCATTATCCGGGAGAAGTAGTAGAGTTTTGTTGCTTATATATTGGCGCGCGCCGTGTAGACATTGAACGACTAGCACGGTATGCAGCAAGTGGTCGACCACAATTTACAATTGAATATATGAACATGGAAGACGAAATACTGCCGCTTCATTTTGGAGCGAGTGAGAGGAGGGCGCAGCAATGCGAATAACTGAACGTGATGAAAAGCTGTTTATGTCACTGTATCAATTTGAATATTTAGATCTTGAGTACATTCAGAAATACGTCTACA encodes the following:
- a CDS encoding M23 family metallopeptidase: MSERSEYKQAAAKKATNKVVKKAAFGCLGSMLSLPVLLVILIVVIAAAAFSGGNSDTPDGSDVVASQSGFIQPIGGVMTERYGNVENPFGPGGRFHAGMDIGCNKDDPIRAAADGVVDRADSGGFYNGGWGNYIIIGHSNNLKTGYAHLNTVGVTLGQQVKQGQVIGYCGTTGASTAPHLHVEVYANGTRIDPEPYFPKYERSSIVSP
- a CDS encoding helix-turn-helix domain-containing protein, with translation MCLTNLEIAVFFELLNNNQLHNEELAERTGKKKRSIDTAVANLYKYGLIKDTYNYRRGRDRIIRIIGVVDYTSGAIEAAFLE
- a CDS encoding replication-relaxation family protein, producing MQRPISIGLTENDMRLFFAIDDFKYLDRVYIDGVIYAGHSKQYITNRLWKLVQNGYLDRIPKVGVLDWNYIITEQTIRVLDFLERGDEEEAFNRLVYSNEPQPQMQHQLELSYVIATIKKQFPDSIYINERMATFQYGIRKHEVIRPDGQVLIPIGNNCYISYWIELERATTGQKGNVFKIRRYNAFLQQSCFLEQYHYPGEVVEFCCLYIGARRVDIERLARYAASGRPQFTIEYMNMEDEILPLHFGASERRAQQCE